The following proteins are encoded in a genomic region of Bacteroidia bacterium:
- a CDS encoding sulfotransferase encodes MALSHAALGSGLRNWISMLSENAGDVSLSKSPNLLSITLAISGGIPIRLYEKWSNHSGISQTKIQQPLFILGYYRSGTTFLHYLLGADNRFAFPDTFQVMLPNMFLTGGQSFKSIIRNALPETRPMDNLKMGASLPKEEEFALLNMNGASLAKGYVFPKKLIEYHNRYVLFNQGGNYESEWKSGLDYFLRKVSYAKPGKNLVVKTPANTGRIKQLLELYPDAKFIHIRRNPVHVYYSNLKMLNKIVGMLALTNYSEDDLKNFLLYSYKTVYQNYHRQKQLIPNGNLIEIDYEFFVKQPLTGLEKIYKQLNLPDFEWVKPKLIQELEAYQNYETNSFQTQGSIIDLLKETWSDSFERWGYE; translated from the coding sequence ATGGCATTATCACACGCAGCCCTGGGATCCGGTCTTCGAAATTGGATTTCCATGCTATCCGAAAATGCCGGCGATGTTTCCCTGTCCAAATCTCCAAACCTTCTCTCAATTACCCTAGCCATAAGCGGTGGAATTCCAATTCGACTCTATGAAAAATGGTCTAATCATTCAGGTATTTCTCAAACTAAAATCCAACAACCCCTCTTTATTCTTGGCTATTACCGCAGCGGTACTACTTTTCTCCATTACCTGCTCGGAGCCGATAATAGGTTCGCCTTCCCTGATACCTTTCAGGTGATGCTGCCCAATATGTTTCTCACCGGCGGACAAAGTTTTAAATCCATTATCCGGAATGCACTTCCGGAAACCCGGCCAATGGATAACCTTAAAATGGGAGCCTCTCTTCCAAAAGAAGAGGAATTCGCATTACTCAATATGAATGGTGCTTCCCTGGCAAAAGGTTATGTGTTTCCTAAAAAACTTATCGAATATCATAATCGTTATGTGCTTTTTAACCAAGGCGGAAACTATGAGTCCGAATGGAAGTCAGGGTTGGATTATTTTCTTCGTAAAGTAAGCTATGCCAAACCCGGGAAAAACCTGGTGGTGAAAACTCCTGCTAATACAGGCCGAATCAAACAATTGCTGGAACTTTATCCGGATGCTAAATTCATTCACATCCGGCGAAACCCCGTCCATGTTTACTATTCTAACCTGAAAATGCTGAATAAAATTGTTGGAATGCTGGCCTTGACTAATTATTCGGAAGATGATTTGAAAAACTTTTTACTTTATTCCTATAAAACTGTTTACCAAAACTATCATCGGCAAAAACAACTTATTCCTAATGGGAATCTGATCGAAATAGACTACGAATTCTTTGTTAAACAACCACTTACCGGTCTTGAAAAGATCTATAAGCAATTGAACTTGCCCGATTTTGAATGGGTTAAACCTAAACTGATTCAAGAATTGGAAGCCTATCAAAACTATGAAACCAATTCCTTTCAAACTCAAGGTTCCATAATCGACCTGTTGAAAGAAACTTGGTCCGATTCATTTGAACGTTGGGGGTATGAATAG
- a CDS encoding aconitate hydratase gives MAFDIDMIKTVYSRLPERVAAARKAVGRPLTLTEKILYSHLSDGLANAAYNRGKDYVDFNPDRVTMQDATAQMALLQFMQAGRPKVAVPSTVHCDHLITAKDEAVSDLAFANAESKEVYDFLASVSNKYGIGFWKPGAGIIHQVMLENYAFPGGMIIGTDSHTVNAGGLGMLAIGVGGADACDVMAGLPWELKFPKLIGVKLTGKLNGWTSAKDIILKVAGILTVKGGTGCIVEYFGEGAEALSCTGKGTICNMGAEIGATTSTFGYDASMERYLKATNRADVAELANAVKEHLNADAEVYANPEAYFDQLIEINLDELEPYVNGPFSPDLATPISKMKEVAAANGWPTKVEVGLIGSCTNSSYEDIARAASLAKQVAAKNLKTKAEFTITPGSELVRYTIERDGLIGTFDEIGAKVFANACGPCIGMWSRVGAEKKEKNTIVHSFNRNFQARQDGNPNTHAFVASPELVTALTIAGDLTFNPLTDYLTNEKGEQVKLDAPVGDELPTKGFAVEDAGYQAPAADGSGVQVVVSPTSNRLQLLDSFQPWEGSDLKGLKLLIKAKGKCTTDHISMAGPWLKFRGHLDNISNNLLIGATNFFNEKINSVKNQLTGEYGEVPKVQRAYKAAGIGSIVVGDENYGEGSSREHAAMEPRFLGVRAILVKSFARIHETNLKKQGMLALTFVNKEDYNKIQENDTFDIVGLTSFAPGVPLTLVLNHADGTKEEISVGHSYNEGQIEWFKAGAALNIIKKQIA, from the coding sequence ATGGCATTTGACATTGACATGATAAAAACGGTATATAGCCGTTTACCAGAGCGCGTTGCAGCAGCACGCAAGGCAGTAGGTCGTCCATTGACCTTAACCGAAAAAATTCTTTATTCTCATCTTTCGGACGGGTTAGCCAATGCGGCTTACAATCGAGGAAAAGACTATGTAGATTTCAATCCTGACAGGGTTACCATGCAGGATGCCACTGCGCAAATGGCTTTGTTACAATTTATGCAAGCGGGTCGTCCAAAAGTTGCGGTTCCATCTACCGTTCATTGTGACCACTTAATTACTGCCAAAGACGAAGCAGTATCTGACTTGGCTTTTGCAAATGCTGAATCAAAAGAAGTTTACGACTTTTTAGCTTCTGTTTCGAACAAATATGGAATTGGATTTTGGAAACCGGGAGCTGGTATCATTCACCAGGTGATGTTAGAAAATTATGCCTTCCCGGGAGGAATGATTATTGGAACTGATTCCCACACGGTAAATGCAGGCGGATTAGGCATGTTGGCTATTGGTGTAGGTGGAGCTGATGCTTGTGATGTGATGGCAGGATTGCCTTGGGAACTGAAATTTCCTAAATTAATTGGTGTAAAATTGACCGGTAAACTAAATGGTTGGACTTCGGCCAAAGACATTATATTAAAGGTAGCGGGTATTTTAACAGTAAAAGGAGGAACCGGTTGTATTGTAGAGTATTTTGGTGAAGGTGCCGAAGCATTAAGTTGTACCGGAAAAGGAACCATTTGCAACATGGGTGCAGAAATTGGTGCTACCACTTCTACTTTTGGATACGATGCTTCGATGGAACGTTACCTAAAAGCCACCAACCGTGCTGATGTAGCTGAATTGGCTAATGCTGTAAAAGAGCATTTGAATGCAGATGCCGAGGTTTATGCAAATCCGGAAGCCTATTTCGATCAGTTAATTGAAATTAATTTGGATGAATTAGAGCCTTACGTAAATGGGCCATTTTCTCCGGATTTAGCTACTCCAATTTCAAAAATGAAAGAGGTAGCTGCTGCAAATGGCTGGCCTACCAAAGTTGAAGTTGGCTTGATTGGAAGTTGTACCAACTCTTCGTATGAAGATATCGCCAGAGCTGCTTCTTTGGCTAAGCAAGTTGCAGCTAAAAACTTAAAAACAAAAGCAGAATTCACAATTACACCGGGCTCTGAATTGGTTCGTTATACTATTGAAAGAGATGGATTAATTGGAACTTTTGATGAAATTGGAGCAAAAGTGTTTGCCAATGCCTGTGGCCCATGTATTGGTATGTGGAGTCGAGTTGGGGCTGAAAAAAAAGAAAAAAACACCATCGTTCATTCTTTTAACCGTAACTTCCAGGCTCGCCAGGATGGAAATCCAAACACCCATGCCTTTGTTGCCTCACCTGAATTAGTGACAGCATTGACCATTGCCGGGGATTTGACCTTTAATCCATTGACTGATTACCTAACCAACGAAAAAGGAGAACAAGTTAAATTGGATGCTCCGGTTGGAGATGAACTTCCTACAAAAGGTTTTGCCGTGGAAGATGCAGGTTACCAAGCACCGGCTGCGGATGGTTCAGGGGTGCAAGTGGTTGTAAGTCCAACTTCGAACCGTTTGCAACTGTTAGATTCGTTCCAACCTTGGGAAGGAAGCGATTTGAAAGGCTTGAAACTTTTGATAAAAGCAAAGGGAAAATGTACAACCGACCATATTTCTATGGCAGGTCCATGGTTGAAATTCCGTGGTCACTTAGACAATATCAGTAACAACTTGTTGATTGGAGCAACCAACTTTTTCAATGAAAAGATCAACAGTGTTAAAAACCAACTCACCGGCGAATACGGCGAAGTACCTAAGGTTCAACGTGCCTATAAAGCTGCCGGAATTGGATCAATCGTTGTTGGTGATGAAAACTATGGCGAAGGTTCAAGTCGTGAACATGCTGCTATGGAGCCAAGATTTTTAGGTGTTCGTGCCATTTTGGTTAAATCCTTTGCCCGTATACACGAAACAAACCTAAAGAAACAAGGTATGCTAGCCTTGACTTTTGTGAACAAAGAGGATTACAACAAAATTCAAGAAAACGACACCTTTGACATCGTAGGGCTAACAAGCTTTGCTCCGGGTGTTCCTTTAACCCTGGTATTGAACCACGCTGATGGAACCAAGGAAGAAATTAGTGTAGGCCATAGCTACAACGAAGGTCAAATTGAATGGTTTAAAGCTGGTGCTGCCTTGAACATTATCAAAAAGCAAATCGCCTAA
- a CDS encoding nucleoside triphosphate pyrophosphohydrolase family protein produces the protein MLHKINSVAEFHDTFLIGNRYEPTAEVGENEFQLRYNLIKEENEEYLDACKNGDIVEIADALGDQLYILFGTILRHGLQHKIEEVFDEIHRSNMSKLDGEGKPIFREDGKILKSEKYFRPNIKSILDK, from the coding sequence CTGCTGCACAAAATCAATTCGGTGGCAGAATTCCACGATACTTTCCTGATTGGGAATAGGTATGAACCCACAGCTGAAGTGGGTGAAAATGAATTTCAGCTACGTTATAATCTGATTAAAGAGGAAAACGAAGAATACCTGGATGCCTGCAAGAATGGGGATATCGTAGAAATCGCGGATGCTTTGGGAGATCAACTTTACATTTTATTCGGGACTATTTTAAGACATGGTTTACAGCACAAAATCGAGGAGGTTTTTGATGAAATTCATCGCAGCAACATGTCTAAATTAGATGGTGAAGGCAAACCCATTTTCAGGGAGGACGGTAAAATTCTGAAAAGCGAAAAGTACTTTAGACCCAATATTAAATCCATTTTGGATAAATAA
- the hutI gene encoding imidazolonepropionase gives MAKRLLLKNIKGLVQVESDSRIRRRCGKEMQNLPVLEDAWLAMENDTIVGFGTMEEWEGISDWNGLEVIDVSGKYVFPCWNDPHTHIVYSGSRESEFVDKIQGLSYEEIAKRGGGILNSAKRLSLASEEELYESAKKRIEEMIGFGTGCLEIKSGYGLSVEGEIKMLRVIKRLKESMPVKIKSTFLGAHALPIEFKENRSAYLDLIIEKMLPIIQQEGLADYIDVFCDKGFFTVEETDRLLQAGKKIGLQAKIHANELDYSGGIQVGVKNGALSVDHLEFTGDNEMEVLLQSETMPTLLPSTAFFLRISPPPARKMMDHGLPLALATDFNPGSSPSGNFPFVISLACILLKMLPEEAINAATINSAYAMGLETEYGSIAIGKKANVFITREINSLAYLPYSFGSNLIEKVILNGILVVDKETNN, from the coding sequence ATGGCAAAGCGACTATTATTAAAGAACATCAAGGGTTTGGTGCAGGTAGAATCTGACTCCAGAATCAGGAGGCGATGCGGAAAAGAAATGCAAAACTTACCCGTTTTGGAGGACGCATGGTTGGCTATGGAAAATGACACCATAGTTGGATTTGGCACCATGGAAGAATGGGAAGGAATCAGCGATTGGAATGGCTTGGAAGTAATTGATGTAAGTGGGAAATATGTTTTCCCCTGTTGGAATGACCCACATACACATATAGTTTATTCCGGTAGCAGAGAATCGGAATTTGTTGACAAAATCCAAGGCTTAAGCTATGAAGAAATTGCCAAACGTGGTGGAGGAATCCTAAACAGTGCCAAACGTTTGTCATTGGCTTCGGAGGAAGAATTATACGAGAGTGCCAAAAAAAGAATTGAGGAGATGATTGGCTTTGGAACGGGTTGTTTAGAAATTAAAAGCGGTTATGGCTTATCGGTAGAAGGTGAAATAAAAATGTTACGGGTCATTAAGCGTTTGAAAGAAAGCATGCCTGTGAAAATAAAATCCACTTTTCTAGGAGCTCATGCCTTACCAATTGAATTTAAAGAAAACCGTTCTGCATATCTTGATTTGATAATAGAGAAAATGTTACCGATTATTCAACAGGAAGGCTTGGCTGACTATATCGATGTGTTTTGCGACAAAGGATTCTTTACTGTTGAAGAAACGGACCGATTGCTACAGGCTGGTAAAAAAATTGGTTTACAGGCAAAAATTCATGCTAATGAACTTGATTATTCCGGCGGAATTCAAGTAGGGGTAAAAAATGGAGCTTTATCAGTGGATCATTTGGAATTTACGGGTGACAATGAAATGGAAGTCTTACTCCAAAGCGAAACCATGCCAACCTTACTACCTTCCACAGCTTTCTTTTTAAGAATTAGTCCTCCTCCTGCCAGAAAAATGATGGATCACGGATTGCCCTTGGCCTTGGCGACAGACTTTAACCCAGGCTCTTCACCTTCGGGTAATTTCCCTTTTGTTATTTCTCTGGCTTGCATACTTCTGAAAATGCTACCGGAAGAAGCTATCAATGCTGCAACCATCAATTCTGCCTATGCCATGGGATTGGAAACTGAGTACGGAAGCATTGCCATTGGTAAAAAAGCCAATGTGTTTATTACCCGAGAAATCAATAGTTTGGCTTATTTGCCTTACAGTTTTGGATCGAACCTGATTGAAAAGGTAATCTTAAATGGCATCCTGGTGGTGGATAAGGAAACCAACAACTAA
- the trxA gene encoding thioredoxin, which yields MALELTDANFDEIVMKSDKPVLVDFWAVWCGPCRMVGPIVEELSKDYEGKAIIGKVDVDNNPNISMKFGIRNIPTLLVFKNGQVVDKQVGAVPKTVLAGKLDAQLN from the coding sequence ATGGCATTAGAACTTACAGATGCGAACTTCGACGAAATCGTTATGAAGTCAGATAAACCGGTATTGGTAGATTTTTGGGCAGTATGGTGTGGACCTTGCCGCATGGTTGGTCCAATCGTAGAAGAATTGTCGAAAGACTATGAAGGAAAAGCAATTATTGGGAAAGTAGATGTGGATAACAACCCCAACATTAGCATGAAATTCGGAATCAGAAACATTCCTACTCTTTTAGTTTTCAAAAATGGCCAAGTAGTTGACAAACAAGTAGGTGCTGTTCCAAAGACAGTTTTGGCCGGCAAATTAGACGCCCAACTCAACTAA
- a CDS encoding DUF58 domain-containing protein — MIDLTGSDIQQISHLEFIARQVVEGFITGLHKSPFHGFSVEFAEHRLYNAGESTRHIDWRLFGRTDKLFMKRYEEETNLRCQIVIDTSSSMYFPFPSKKEDFEQTKIGFSIFAAASLILMLQKQRDAFGLSLFDNQVHQQIPAKSSLTHSKLLFYELEKLLQPGVEKEKHGTQTSTCLHQIAESIHRRSLVIIFSDMVDGGGKTDDLFAALQHLKHNKHEVILFHTTDKKTEIDFKFENRPYKFIDLETGEELKLLPNEVKEYYTRQVGQNLTDLKLKCGQFNIDFIEADIAQGFKQILMPYLIKREKMIS; from the coding sequence ATGATAGACTTAACCGGTTCGGATATCCAGCAAATCAGTCACTTGGAGTTTATTGCTCGCCAGGTGGTTGAAGGTTTTATTACCGGACTTCATAAAAGTCCATTTCATGGTTTTTCTGTAGAATTTGCAGAACACCGCCTCTATAACGCAGGTGAAAGTACCCGGCATATTGATTGGCGTTTGTTTGGCAGAACCGATAAACTATTTATGAAACGTTACGAGGAAGAGACAAACCTCCGTTGCCAAATCGTTATCGATACCAGTTCCTCGATGTACTTTCCTTTTCCATCTAAAAAGGAAGATTTTGAACAAACCAAAATTGGCTTTTCAATTTTTGCTGCGGCATCTTTGATTTTAATGCTGCAAAAACAACGAGATGCCTTTGGATTGAGCCTTTTCGATAACCAAGTTCACCAACAAATTCCGGCAAAAAGTAGTTTAACCCATAGCAAATTGCTCTTTTACGAACTTGAAAAACTCTTGCAACCCGGGGTTGAAAAAGAAAAACATGGCACCCAAACTTCAACCTGCCTTCATCAAATAGCCGAAAGCATTCATAGGAGATCCTTGGTAATCATTTTTAGCGATATGGTTGATGGTGGCGGTAAAACAGATGACTTATTTGCAGCTTTACAGCATCTAAAGCACAACAAACACGAAGTTATTCTCTTCCATACCACCGATAAAAAAACCGAAATAGATTTTAAATTCGAAAACCGACCTTACAAGTTTATTGATCTGGAAACCGGAGAAGAATTAAAACTACTTCCCAATGAAGTAAAGGAATATTATACCAGACAGGTTGGCCAAAACCTAACTGATTTGAAATTAAAGTGCGGTCAATTCAACATCGATTTTATTGAGGCCGATATAGCTCAGGGTTTCAAACAAATTTTAATGCCTTACCTAATTAAGCGGGAAAAAATGATTTCCTAG
- a CDS encoding SRPBCC family protein, which yields MPVIVLTTTIQAPIEVCFDLSRSIDLHSQSVSNTKEKAIGGRTSGLIECGEYVTWEAVHFGFKHRLSSKIIELSYPNSFCDTQIKGIFHHFVHHHTFSFQNGTTTMTDTFEFASPFGIIGELFDYFILKNYMTKFLVGRNEFIKKTAESEDWKKYLPQ from the coding sequence ATGCCTGTTATTGTTCTTACTACCACCATTCAGGCACCCATTGAAGTATGCTTTGACTTATCCAGAAGCATTGACCTTCATAGCCAATCTGTGAGTAATACCAAAGAAAAAGCCATCGGAGGCAGAACTTCTGGCCTCATCGAATGTGGAGAATACGTTACTTGGGAAGCCGTTCATTTTGGCTTTAAACACCGGTTAAGCTCTAAAATTATCGAACTTTCCTATCCTAATTCCTTCTGCGATACCCAAATTAAAGGGATTTTTCATCACTTTGTCCATCATCACACTTTCTCCTTTCAGAATGGTACTACCACTATGACCGACACCTTCGAATTTGCTTCTCCTTTCGGAATAATCGGCGAACTCTTCGATTATTTCATACTGAAAAACTATATGACCAAATTCTTGGTTGGAAGAAACGAATTCATAAAAAAAACAGCAGAATCCGAAGATTGGAAGAAATACCTACCACAGTAA
- a CDS encoding Hsp20/alpha crystallin family protein, translated as MTLIKVNNPTKQFVNPMWNNLFNDFFTTRFTGEEHSSHVPSVNIVEDKNLYEIHVSAPGFNKDNFKIEVEQNVLSISGEYKTENTENNSERKYTRKEFSYGSFKRSWTLPENIETESIKASYENGILNVEIPKKVQEPVKTTREIKVS; from the coding sequence ATGACACTTATTAAAGTTAACAACCCAACAAAACAGTTCGTAAATCCAATGTGGAACAACCTTTTCAACGATTTTTTCACTACTCGTTTTACAGGCGAAGAACATTCAAGCCACGTACCTTCCGTAAACATTGTGGAAGACAAAAACCTTTACGAAATCCATGTTTCTGCCCCAGGTTTCAACAAGGATAACTTCAAAATTGAGGTAGAACAAAACGTTCTTTCTATTTCCGGTGAGTATAAAACTGAAAATACCGAAAACAATTCTGAGCGTAAATACACCCGCAAAGAGTTTAGCTACGGATCCTTCAAACGCTCTTGGACCTTGCCGGAAAACATTGAAACAGAATCAATTAAAGCCAGCTACGAAAACGGAATCCTCAATGTAGAAATTCCAAAAAAAGTTCAGGAGCCGGTAAAAACTACCCGCGAAATCAAAGTTTCTTAA
- a CDS encoding OsmC family protein, with the protein MKRNHRFTVNTEWTGNLGPGTSSYSGYERSHTIRIENKPELYGSSDSSFRGDPSKHNPEELLLAALSSCHMLWYLHLCSEAGIQVMEYRDIAHGILTENIQGSGKFTGATLNPEVIVSDASMVLPALDLHAKANAMCFIANSVNFPIDHHPTCTHQHART; encoded by the coding sequence ATGAAACGAAACCATAGGTTTACAGTTAACACAGAATGGACAGGCAATCTCGGACCGGGAACTTCCTCCTACTCCGGGTATGAACGTAGCCATACCATTCGAATCGAAAACAAACCCGAACTTTATGGCTCATCCGATTCCAGTTTCCGGGGAGATCCAAGCAAACATAATCCCGAAGAATTGTTGTTGGCCGCACTTTCTTCATGCCATATGCTTTGGTACCTGCATTTGTGCTCCGAAGCCGGCATTCAGGTAATGGAATACCGGGATATTGCACACGGAATTCTCACAGAAAACATACAAGGTAGCGGGAAATTCACTGGCGCTACCTTAAACCCAGAGGTTATAGTTAGTGATGCCTCCATGGTATTACCTGCCTTAGATTTACATGCTAAAGCCAATGCTATGTGCTTTATTGCCAATTCCGTTAATTTCCCCATTGACCACCATCCAACCTGCACTCACCAACATGCTAGAACTTAA
- a CDS encoding DUF1272 domain-containing protein translates to MLELKPNCENCGKMLPNTCTDAMICSFECTFCQDCAQNLLFNVCPNCGGGFEKRPTRPNHLLEKHPPQTNTYLKPVNFTTFSTLLNRFKNIPPSNR, encoded by the coding sequence ATGCTAGAACTTAAACCCAATTGCGAAAACTGTGGAAAAATGCTACCCAATACCTGCACCGATGCAATGATATGCTCGTTTGAATGTACCTTTTGCCAGGATTGTGCACAAAACCTCTTGTTCAACGTATGCCCCAATTGCGGAGGTGGATTTGAAAAACGCCCTACACGTCCAAACCACCTCTTAGAAAAACACCCTCCACAGACAAATACCTATTTAAAACCGGTCAATTTTACAACTTTCTCCACCCTACTCAATCGGTTTAAAAACATTCCACCATCCAATCGATAG